The following are encoded in a window of Dysidea avara chromosome 4, odDysAvar1.4, whole genome shotgun sequence genomic DNA:
- the LOC136253495 gene encoding D-aspartate oxidase-like, translated as MEKVKRPRIAVIGAGIIGLPTAMMLTMIFYKPEVTLIAEEFSPHITSDIAGAIIRPFVDNNEVGSRDSRRNQWTKVTFQHLYSLFSSPLAKTLDISLISIYDVYEGEREDPWWKDYVLDLHHVGEQEMKVLQYPAGKNCWAYSTFTMISGSYLTWQMEQFKANGGVVVQRRLESLKEIDGHYDIIVNCTGLGSRQLVNDPEVYPVKGQAIVVKAPWIKTVLAEETEDGILTYIFPRADSVVLGGTADVGNWSTQVDPLVSKAIMERCCMYIPGLSTAEVVKEVVGLRPGRSKVRLEVDETTLKKSIIVHNYGHGGLGVTFFMGCALDTVKLVEHCLIQKGFTVNSKL; from the coding sequence ATGGAGAAAGTGAAGCGACCTCGTATAGCAGTGATAGGTGCTGGAATAATCGGTCTACctactgcaatgatgttgacaATGATTTTTTACAAACCGGAAGTGACGCTGATAGCCGAAGAATTTTCCCCACACATCACTAGTGATATTGCTGGAGCAATAATCCGACCTTTTGTGGACAACAACGAAGTGGGGTCACGTGATTCCAGAAGGAATCAGTGGACTAAGGTTACTTTCCAGCACTTGTACAGCCTCTTTTCATCACCACTCGCAAAGACACTGGACATTTCTTTGATATCTATTTATGACGTGTATGAGGGTGAGAGGGAAGATCCATGGTGGAAGGATTACGTTTTAGACCTTCATCATGTTGGAGAGCAAGAGATGAAAGTTTTGCAATATCCTGCTGGCAAAAACTGTTGGGCATATTCTACCTTCACAATGATCAGCGGTTCCTACCTAACATGGCAGATGGAACAGTTTAAAGCTAATGGTGGTGTAGTAGTCCAGAGGAGACTGGAGAGTCTAAAAGAAATTGATGGTCACTATGATATCATAGTGAACTGTACAGGACTTGGTAGTAGACAACTAGTGAATGATCCTGAAGTGTACCCAGTTAAAGGTCAGGCTATTGTGGTCAAGGCTCCATGGATCAAGACGGTCTTAGCCGAGGAAACAGAAGATGGCATACTAACATATATATTTCCAAGAGCTGACAGTGTAGTATTAGGTGGTACTGCTGATGTAGGCAACTGGTCCACACAAGTAGATCCATTAGTTAGTAAGGCAATCATGGAGAGATGTTGTATGTACATTCCCGGACTATCTACAGCTGAGGTGGTGAAGGAGGTGGTGGGACTTCGACCAGGCAGGAGCAAAGTTAGACTTGAAGTAGATGAAACAACTTTGAAGAAATCCataattgtacataattatggtcATGGTGGACTAGGAGTAACTTTCTTCATGGGGTGTGCTCTAGATACTGTTAAATTGGTAGAACATTGCTTAATTCAAAAAGGGTTTACAGTAAACAGCAAACTGTAA